The Anopheles merus strain MAF chromosome 2L, AmerM5.1, whole genome shotgun sequence genome has a segment encoding these proteins:
- the LOC121592623 gene encoding uncharacterized protein LOC121592623 isoform X1, giving the protein MSNNVSNETIPEEPTTPEPEPPVDENAEEKMTNSWEAARASLGSLSGSSSSGNSNITLRHEPHHHTKQNQSTMAKYNAPSGPVSLSALIEAAAPPPPTSVPLEVANNEPYDYFDTTVNANAIAERTNSLRRLRRAGYANRSFMYHGEYPPIAGMVDDGYDDDTGGGGGGGRLPYYVEPTYRSLEYDRRQRRRHSVHQLANFNPSSKLDDLRQRFDEYSSSAAVPRGAYYGYYTLDRHKSRQPRPMGPVNPPPPLAPAIAYGKAFSFGQSAARYSGSRSLDRVLVEEERADKRKGPKRGSRSSQGSTDSNNSTHSASSGSLLLTVANLENFAKIHRKTTAGGGGGSKLDGAGSSRTLERYLSSTLDLVPHPHPGTLGRRSRYNSNILLHHQEDDDVDVHHHPADHAAIDYRKDGHAIVPIDEISIDEGETGGGSERQLQLATVGGAGGGGGGPSLVSPFRSLKGGKVDPDSVSVASSTHFTMVNGIGGPQRVIKTGICSSGGHQITVLIITMSIIFMIGICSAVFLLEMRAREMPK; this is encoded by the exons atgaCCAACAGTTGGGAGGCTGCTCGGGCTTCACTAGGCTCCCTCTCTGGTAGCAGTAGTTCGGGCAATTCCAACATTACGCTGCGGCACGAGCCGCATCACCACACGAAACAGAACCAATCGACGATGGCCAAGTACAATGCACCCTCGGGGCCCGTATCGCTCTCCGCCTTGATAGAGGCAGccgctccaccaccaccgacatCGGTACCGCTAGAAGTGGCCAACAACGAGCCGTACGATTACTTCGACACCACCGTCAATGCCAATGCCATCGCGGAACGGACCAACAGCTTGCGGCGGTTGCGAAGGGCCGGCTATGCTAATCGTAGCTTCATGTACCACGGGGAATATCCCCCGATCGCCGGAATGGTAGACGACGGATACGATGACGAtacgggtggtggtggtggcggtggacgTCTTCCATACTACGTTGAGCCGACGTACCGTTCGCTCGAGTACGATCGCCGGCAGCGGCGCCGGCACAGCGTGCATCAGCTGGCCAACTTTAACCCTTCGTCGAAGCTGGACGATCTGAGGCAGCGGTTCGACGAGTACAGCTCATCGGCCGCGGTGCCGAGGGGAGCGTACTACGGCTACTACACGCTCGATCGCCACAAGAGCCGACAGCCTCGACCAATGGGACCGGTAAATCCACCACCGCCACTGGCACCGGCCATCGCGTACGGGAAGGCGTTCTCCTTTGGGCAGAGCGCGGCCCGGTACAGCGGGAGCCGATCGCTCGACCGCGTGCTGGTCGAGGAGGAACGGGCGGACAAGCGCAAGGGACCGAAGCGCGGTTCCCGCTCGTCGCAGGGTTCCACCGATAGTAATAATAGTACACAT AGTGCATCATCCGGGTCGCTACTGCTGACGGTAGCAAACCTTGAGAACTTTGCCAAAATACATCGTAAAACAACtgccggcggtggcggcggctcCAAGCTGGACGGTGCCGGCAGCAGCCGAACACTCGAACGATACCTCTCCTCGACGCTCGATCTGGTACCGCACCCGCATCCCGGGACGCTTGGGCGGCGATCGCgctacaacagcaacatcctGCTGCACCATCAAGAGGACGACGACGTTGACGTTCATCATCATCCGGCCGACCATGCGGCGATCGACTATCGCAAGGATGGGCATGCGATCGTACCGATCGATGAGATTTCCATCGACGAGGGCGAAACAGGTGGTGGAAGCGAACGGCAGCTACAGCTTGCCACTGTCGGGGGAgcgggcggtggcggcggtgggcCCAGTCTCGTGTCGCCGTTCCGTTCGCTGAAGGGCGGCAAGGTGGACCCGGACTCGGTGTCCGTTGCCAGCTCGACGCACTTCACGATGGTGAACGGGATCGGTGGACCGCAGCGCGTGATCAAGACCGGGATCTGCTCGAGCGGGGGCCACCAGATCACGGTACTGATCATCACGATGAGCATCATCTTCATGATCGGTATCTGTTCGGCTGTTTTCCTGCTCGAAA TGCGTGCCAGGGAAATGCCAAAATAA
- the LOC121592623 gene encoding uncharacterized protein LOC121592623 isoform X3, protein MTNSWEAARASLGSLSGSSSSGNSNITLRHEPHHHTKQNQSTMAKYNAPSGPVSLSALIEAAAPPPPTSVPLEVANNEPYDYFDTTVNANAIAERTNSLRRLRRAGYANRSFMYHGEYPPIAGMVDDGYDDDTGGGGGGGRLPYYVEPTYRSLEYDRRQRRRHSVHQLANFNPSSKLDDLRQRFDEYSSSAAVPRGAYYGYYTLDRHKSRQPRPMGPVNPPPPLAPAIAYGKAFSFGQSAARYSGSRSLDRVLVEEERADKRKGPKRGSRSSQGSTDSNNSTHSASSGSLLLTVANLENFAKIHRKTTAGGGGGSKLDGAGSSRTLERYLSSTLDLVPHPHPGTLGRRSRYNSNILLHHQEDDDVDVHHHPADHAAIDYRKDGHAIVPIDEISIDEGETGGGSERQLQLATVGGAGGGGGGPSLVSPFRSLKGGKVDPDSVSVASSTHFTMVNGIGGPQRVIKTGICSSGGHQITVLIITMSIIFMIGICSAVFLLEMRAREMPK, encoded by the exons atgaCCAACAGTTGGGAGGCTGCTCGGGCTTCACTAGGCTCCCTCTCTGGTAGCAGTAGTTCGGGCAATTCCAACATTACGCTGCGGCACGAGCCGCATCACCACACGAAACAGAACCAATCGACGATGGCCAAGTACAATGCACCCTCGGGGCCCGTATCGCTCTCCGCCTTGATAGAGGCAGccgctccaccaccaccgacatCGGTACCGCTAGAAGTGGCCAACAACGAGCCGTACGATTACTTCGACACCACCGTCAATGCCAATGCCATCGCGGAACGGACCAACAGCTTGCGGCGGTTGCGAAGGGCCGGCTATGCTAATCGTAGCTTCATGTACCACGGGGAATATCCCCCGATCGCCGGAATGGTAGACGACGGATACGATGACGAtacgggtggtggtggtggcggtggacgTCTTCCATACTACGTTGAGCCGACGTACCGTTCGCTCGAGTACGATCGCCGGCAGCGGCGCCGGCACAGCGTGCATCAGCTGGCCAACTTTAACCCTTCGTCGAAGCTGGACGATCTGAGGCAGCGGTTCGACGAGTACAGCTCATCGGCCGCGGTGCCGAGGGGAGCGTACTACGGCTACTACACGCTCGATCGCCACAAGAGCCGACAGCCTCGACCAATGGGACCGGTAAATCCACCACCGCCACTGGCACCGGCCATCGCGTACGGGAAGGCGTTCTCCTTTGGGCAGAGCGCGGCCCGGTACAGCGGGAGCCGATCGCTCGACCGCGTGCTGGTCGAGGAGGAACGGGCGGACAAGCGCAAGGGACCGAAGCGCGGTTCCCGCTCGTCGCAGGGTTCCACCGATAGTAATAATAGTACACAT AGTGCATCATCCGGGTCGCTACTGCTGACGGTAGCAAACCTTGAGAACTTTGCCAAAATACATCGTAAAACAACtgccggcggtggcggcggctcCAAGCTGGACGGTGCCGGCAGCAGCCGAACACTCGAACGATACCTCTCCTCGACGCTCGATCTGGTACCGCACCCGCATCCCGGGACGCTTGGGCGGCGATCGCgctacaacagcaacatcctGCTGCACCATCAAGAGGACGACGACGTTGACGTTCATCATCATCCGGCCGACCATGCGGCGATCGACTATCGCAAGGATGGGCATGCGATCGTACCGATCGATGAGATTTCCATCGACGAGGGCGAAACAGGTGGTGGAAGCGAACGGCAGCTACAGCTTGCCACTGTCGGGGGAgcgggcggtggcggcggtgggcCCAGTCTCGTGTCGCCGTTCCGTTCGCTGAAGGGCGGCAAGGTGGACCCGGACTCGGTGTCCGTTGCCAGCTCGACGCACTTCACGATGGTGAACGGGATCGGTGGACCGCAGCGCGTGATCAAGACCGGGATCTGCTCGAGCGGGGGCCACCAGATCACGGTACTGATCATCACGATGAGCATCATCTTCATGATCGGTATCTGTTCGGCTGTTTTCCTGCTCGAAA TGCGTGCCAGGGAAATGCCAAAATAA
- the LOC121592623 gene encoding uncharacterized protein LOC121592623 isoform X2: MSFNTFMQMTNSWEAARASLGSLSGSSSSGNSNITLRHEPHHHTKQNQSTMAKYNAPSGPVSLSALIEAAAPPPPTSVPLEVANNEPYDYFDTTVNANAIAERTNSLRRLRRAGYANRSFMYHGEYPPIAGMVDDGYDDDTGGGGGGGRLPYYVEPTYRSLEYDRRQRRRHSVHQLANFNPSSKLDDLRQRFDEYSSSAAVPRGAYYGYYTLDRHKSRQPRPMGPVNPPPPLAPAIAYGKAFSFGQSAARYSGSRSLDRVLVEEERADKRKGPKRGSRSSQGSTDSNNSTHSASSGSLLLTVANLENFAKIHRKTTAGGGGGSKLDGAGSSRTLERYLSSTLDLVPHPHPGTLGRRSRYNSNILLHHQEDDDVDVHHHPADHAAIDYRKDGHAIVPIDEISIDEGETGGGSERQLQLATVGGAGGGGGGPSLVSPFRSLKGGKVDPDSVSVASSTHFTMVNGIGGPQRVIKTGICSSGGHQITVLIITMSIIFMIGICSAVFLLEMRAREMPK; encoded by the exons ATGAGCTTTAACACCTTCATGCAG atgaCCAACAGTTGGGAGGCTGCTCGGGCTTCACTAGGCTCCCTCTCTGGTAGCAGTAGTTCGGGCAATTCCAACATTACGCTGCGGCACGAGCCGCATCACCACACGAAACAGAACCAATCGACGATGGCCAAGTACAATGCACCCTCGGGGCCCGTATCGCTCTCCGCCTTGATAGAGGCAGccgctccaccaccaccgacatCGGTACCGCTAGAAGTGGCCAACAACGAGCCGTACGATTACTTCGACACCACCGTCAATGCCAATGCCATCGCGGAACGGACCAACAGCTTGCGGCGGTTGCGAAGGGCCGGCTATGCTAATCGTAGCTTCATGTACCACGGGGAATATCCCCCGATCGCCGGAATGGTAGACGACGGATACGATGACGAtacgggtggtggtggtggcggtggacgTCTTCCATACTACGTTGAGCCGACGTACCGTTCGCTCGAGTACGATCGCCGGCAGCGGCGCCGGCACAGCGTGCATCAGCTGGCCAACTTTAACCCTTCGTCGAAGCTGGACGATCTGAGGCAGCGGTTCGACGAGTACAGCTCATCGGCCGCGGTGCCGAGGGGAGCGTACTACGGCTACTACACGCTCGATCGCCACAAGAGCCGACAGCCTCGACCAATGGGACCGGTAAATCCACCACCGCCACTGGCACCGGCCATCGCGTACGGGAAGGCGTTCTCCTTTGGGCAGAGCGCGGCCCGGTACAGCGGGAGCCGATCGCTCGACCGCGTGCTGGTCGAGGAGGAACGGGCGGACAAGCGCAAGGGACCGAAGCGCGGTTCCCGCTCGTCGCAGGGTTCCACCGATAGTAATAATAGTACACAT AGTGCATCATCCGGGTCGCTACTGCTGACGGTAGCAAACCTTGAGAACTTTGCCAAAATACATCGTAAAACAACtgccggcggtggcggcggctcCAAGCTGGACGGTGCCGGCAGCAGCCGAACACTCGAACGATACCTCTCCTCGACGCTCGATCTGGTACCGCACCCGCATCCCGGGACGCTTGGGCGGCGATCGCgctacaacagcaacatcctGCTGCACCATCAAGAGGACGACGACGTTGACGTTCATCATCATCCGGCCGACCATGCGGCGATCGACTATCGCAAGGATGGGCATGCGATCGTACCGATCGATGAGATTTCCATCGACGAGGGCGAAACAGGTGGTGGAAGCGAACGGCAGCTACAGCTTGCCACTGTCGGGGGAgcgggcggtggcggcggtgggcCCAGTCTCGTGTCGCCGTTCCGTTCGCTGAAGGGCGGCAAGGTGGACCCGGACTCGGTGTCCGTTGCCAGCTCGACGCACTTCACGATGGTGAACGGGATCGGTGGACCGCAGCGCGTGATCAAGACCGGGATCTGCTCGAGCGGGGGCCACCAGATCACGGTACTGATCATCACGATGAGCATCATCTTCATGATCGGTATCTGTTCGGCTGTTTTCCTGCTCGAAA TGCGTGCCAGGGAAATGCCAAAATAA